The Deltaproteobacteria bacterium genome segment CCATTCCGGGGTTCGGGTCCAGCGCCTGGCGCAGCTCGGCATGGGTCAACACCATGCCTTCGAGCGCGCACTCATGGTAGATCCACGACAGCTCGTACTTCTCGAGAAAGTCTTGGGTTTCCCGCGGGCGCTCCCGCATCAGCTCCCGTACGTCCTCGGTGCGGTCATCGAGGTCCAGGTACTGGGTCCGGCTCATGCTGCTGCGCTCCTTTGCCGTGCGAACTCAGCGATTTAGCTTGCTCGTAGAGCGGTCAGGCTAGCAAGTTCGCGGATGAGTCGTCAATGGAAAATTCGGCTGCGGTGGTACGCCTTCCTGCTACATGGGGGCGACCCGCCCGCTTTCCGGACGACCACGCCCCCGATTCGCCTGTACGTTGAGCGAACAAGGCCCTTCATCGCGACATTCCGTCGCGATATGAAGAAGTTACGATGCAGCGCGTCACGTCATGTACCGCACGGATTGGGCACATTCACGCGTTGCTCGAGCCTGTAGGTGAATAGGGACCTGTCCCTACCTGGCGACGGCGCGCTTCCCGTTCGCTTCCGCCTGCGCTGGCGCATCCACGGGCGTGAGCCACTCCGCATACCGCGGCTCGAGCCCGCGCACTGCGCGGAAGAACGTCGCCTGGATTTCGCGGGTGATCGGGCCCATCTCGCCCGCCCCGATGCGCCGATCGTCGACCTCGCGGACGGGCGTGATCTCCGCCGCCGTGCCGCACATGAACGCCTCGTCGCCGCAGTAGAGATAGTCGCGGCTGAAGCGGCGCTCCTCCACCGGAATTCCCTTGTCCTTGGCGATGCGAAGGATGGACTCGCGCGTGATCCCTTCGAGGATTCCTCCCGCGACCGGCGGCGTGTAGAGGACGCCGTCGCGGACGAGGAAGACGTTCTCTCCGGTGGCCTCGCCGACGTATCCCTGCTGGTCGAGGAGGATCGCTTCGTCGTATCCCGCCATCAGCGCCTCGCGCTTGGCGAGGACGCCGTTCAAGTAATGGCCGGTGACCTTCGCGCGCGTCGGGTCCGAGTTCATGTGCATGCGCGTGTACGAGCTGATCTTGACCCGGATGCCTTTCTTCAGCCCCTCGTCGCCGAGGTACGCGCCCCAGTACCAGGTGGCGATGCAGAGGCGCACCGGGTTGACGGCGCCCACGCCCATCAGCCCGTCCGCGTAATAGGCGATGGGCCGCAGGTATCCCTCGTTCATCTTGTTCGCGACCATCACCTGCTTGCAGGACTCGAAGACCTGCTCCTTGGTAAAGGGCATCTCCATCAGGCAGATCTTTGCGCTCTCGAAGAGGCGGCGGACGTGCTCGCGGAGGCGGAAGATCGCTCCGCGACCGTCGGGCTGCGGATAGCAGCGGATGCAACGTCGGGCGCTCTTAGCACGCCGGCGCCAGGTAATGAAAGATGCAGCGCTTCAGATCAACCGCCAAGCACGCCATGCACGCCGAGCAGAGCGCTTGGGGCGGGCACGCACATCCCCAACCTTGGCGTGCTTGGCGTGCTTGGCGGTGAAGCTTTTAGCTTGGCAGTGGGGGGATTGGGGCGAGGAGGCGCTGGAGGGTGGGAAGCTCGTCGAGGAGCTCTTCCTTCGCCGAGCGCACGACGCTTTGCAGGGCGCGCTGGCTGGGCAGAAGCGCGAGCGGCGACAGCGTCTTGCGAAATGCCTTGTACACGTGCGCGTAGGGCCGGTTGCGCGTCACCGCCGGAGCGGCGACGCTCTGCAGGGGGAGCCAGAGCGGCGTCATCAACCGCGGCGCGAACCCGTCGAGGGCGAAGATCACGACGTTCCGGCTGCCGCTGCCGGGAAGCCCGGCGCGCTGCACGTGCTGCCAGGCCGTTCGCACGGGCACATTGTCGACCACGCCGCCGTCGCAGAGGCGGAGCAGATCGTGTCGCTCGAGCAGACCATCGAGCAGCTCGCGCATGCGCGGATCGTCACGCAGCACGTCGTAGTGGATCACGCCCGGGACGCTGGCCGAGAACCCGGCAGCGTCGATGGCGTCGGCCTGGCGCGTCTCCTCGGAGGCGCCGAACACGAGGCGCGTCGTGATCCGCGGGATCCGCGCAAGCTCGGAGATCGCCGCCGTGAGCCTCTGCACGTTGCGGTGCAGCGCGCGCACGCCCCAGCGCGAAGGATCCGGATCGGGCACGCCGAGCATCGACTCGTACTCCTCGAGCGGGCGGGGAAGCTTGCCACGGCGGATCCCGGTGACGGTGACGAGCAGGGGGATCGGCAGGTCGGACATCCGCACCGGCGAGCCGTCCGGGTGGCGGAACCAGTGCCCGATCGCTGCCCGCAGATGGAGACGCAGCGGACCGGGCAGGCCGTAGACGCTGGGCTGCGGCACCAGGCGGAAGATCTTCCGGTAAGTGAGGTCCTGGAGGATTTCCGGGATGCGCGCCAGGTCGAAGCGGCGCTCCCGCGCGCGAAAGAGCCCGAGGATCGCTCCCATCGAGCTGCCGGCGATCAGCGCCGGCTGCAGCCCGGCGGCCTCCAGCAGGGCAAATGCAGCGAGGTGCACGTACCCGGTGCCGCCTCCGCCGCCGCAGACGAGCACGAGATGGCGCTCGCGCACTTCGCGATCGAGCCGATCCGCCGGCAGCCGATGGCCGAGCTGCTGCGCCACCTGCTCCAGCGCCGCCGTGGCGATCCGGTACGACTCGCGCGCTGCGGGGAGTAGCTCGTGTGGCGCCGCCAGCATCGGCCGCTGCGGATCGAGCAGCGGCCAGAGCACCTGGACCAACTGCTCGCGAAACGGGCGCAGGATGGCGGCCACCGCGACGTCGCGGCCGTCGGGCGCCCGCACGTGCCAGCAGCGGCTCAACGCCAGCGCGTAACGGATGGCGGTTTCGTCGCGTTCGTCGAGGCGACCGCGCGCCGCCACCGCCGCCCGCGCGAGCTGGGCCTCCATGGCGGTGACGGGGCCGACCTCCGCGAATCTCTCTTGCAGCAGGGTCATGCGGAGGTGCGCTCGCGCACGACGCTCATGCGGCTCCCAGGACGCGCAAGAAGGCCTGGCGGATGCCGGCCGCCGTGCGCTGGTAGTCGGAAAGCAGGTCATCTCCCGCGCGCGGCCCCGAGTACCCCATGCGGCGGGCGAGGCGGAGAAGCTCGGCGCCGCCCTCCGGCAGGCGATCCACCGAGCGATCGCGGACGATCCGCAGGCGCGATTCCAGCCGGCGGAGGAAGCGGTAGCCGCGGGCGAGCGGCGCGTGGTCCTGCGCGGCCAGATGGCCATGCTCGAGCAGCAGGCCGAGCGCCTGCGGCGTGTTCGCCGATCGGATCTGCGGATCATCCGCGCCGTGGGCGAGTTGGAGGAACTGGACCGCGAACTCCACGTCGACGAGCCCTCCGCGCCCCAGCTTGGAATTGTACCGGCCGGGAGATTCGTCGGCAATTTCGCGCTCGATTCGCTCGCGCATGGAGAGCAGCTCCTTCGCGGCGGCGGCGCGATCGATCGGCCGGTACACGCTCGGCTCGATGACCTGCGCGAATGCGCGCTCGAACAGCGCCTCGTCGCCGGCGACGGGGCGGAGGCGGAGCAGGGCCTGCCGCTCCCAGAGTCGAGCCTCGCGCCCGTGGTAGGAGGCGAGCGCGTCGAACGAAACCACCAGCGGACCCGCGCTGCCGCTCGGGCGGAGCCGGGTGTCGATCCGATAGAGGAATCCTTCCCGCAGCGGCAGGGTGAGGTGGCTGATCAGCTTCTGCGCGATCCGCGCAAAGTATTCGTGGTTGGCGCCATGCTCACCGGCGCTGGAATAGAGGAAGAGGAGGTCGAGATCGGAGTGATAGCCGAGCTCGCGGCCCCCGAGCTTCCCCAGCGCGAGCACGACCATCTCGGCATCGCGCTTGCCGTAGCGCTTCTCGATCTCCGCTTCGACGGCGAGCGCGCCGGCGACGTCGTGCAGCGCGATGCGCAGCACCTCCTCGTTGCGGAAGCGGCGCAGCTCGGTGAGCGCCGCCTCCACGTCGAGCGGCGAAAGCGGCCGCAGCCGGTTGGCGAGGTCGTCGCGCAGATCGGCGCGCTCGCGCACGAGGGCAGCAGCGCCGCGCAGGACGAGCTGGTCGATCAGCTCCGGATGTGTCAGGAGCTGCCGCGACAGGTAGTCGCTGGAGCCGAAGAGCGAAATGAGCAGCCTCGTGGTGCGCGGGCTCTGCGCGAGCAGCTCGCTGGTGGCATGGGGATGGACGGGTCCGCCGTACAGGTCGGCGAGGTGCCGCAAGGCCTGATCGGGATCGGGCGCCGCGGCGAGCTCGGTGACCAAAGCGGCGCCGAGCGGCTGCGCCTGCTGGAACGGGGTGCCGCGCTTTTGAGCCAGCCGCGCCAGCTCCTCGGCGCTCGCATCCGGCTGATCGAATCCCAGCTCCGCCAGCGCTGCCGCGCGCTGCTCGGGGGTGGCGTCCGGATCGGCGGCCGCCGCGGCACGCGGATCCTCGGAAGGGCCGCTTCCGGAAGCGACGCGCAGCAGATCCTTGAACCGCGCCTCGACGCGGCTGCGGTGCAGCGCAAGATCAGCGCTCATCGCGGATGCGTCCTGGTAGCCGGTGCGGCGCGCGAGCCGCTGGTTCTCGCGAACGTCCTCCGGCATCGAGTGCGTCTGTCGCTCGGCGAGCATCTGCACGCGGTGCTCCAGCCGCCGCAGGACGACGTACGCCTCGGCCAGCTCGTCGCGGTCGCGGCTGGAGATCAGGCCTGCATAGAGCAGGCGATCGAGCGCCTTCATCGTGCCGCGCACGCGCAGGTTGGGATCGCGGCCGCCGTGCAGGAGCTGCAGCGCCTGTACGAAGAACTCGATCTCCCGGATGCCGCCGCGGCCGAGCTTGAGATCGATGCCCGGCGCCCGCGCCGCTTCCTTCTCGGCGCGCGCCTTGAGCTGCCGCATCTCGTCGATGGCCTTGAGGTCGAAGTACTTGCGGAACACGAACGGGACGAGCCTGCGCAGCGCGTCCTCGCCGGCGTCCAGATCGCCTGCGATTGGGCGGGCCTTGAGCAGCGCGAAGCGTTCCCAGGCGGCTCCCTGGGACTCGTAATAGAGCTCGAGGCCGCGGATGGCGTTGACGATGGGTCCGCTGCGCCCCTCGGGCCGCAGATCGAGATCGACGCGGAAGACGAATCCGCCTTCGGGCGTCGCACCCGGAGAACCCACCGACGCCGTGACGGCTTCCGCGAGCCGGGCGTAGAAGGCGAAGTGATCGATCGGATTGGCGCCCTGCGTCCGTCCATCCTTGTCATAGACGTAGAGGACGTCTGCGTCGGAGGAGAAGTTCAGCTCCTCGCCGCCCAGCTTTCCCATCCCGAGGACGCAGAAACCCGAAGGACCGCCGGCGCTGCGCTCCGCCGGAGGCCCGTGCAGCGCGCAGAGCCGGCGGTAGTGGAATTGCACCGCCGCCTCGAACGCGCGCTCGGCGAGGCGGGAGAGATCCCGGGTCACGTCGGGGATGGAGGCGCCCGAGAGATCGTTGAGGGCAATCCGCAGCATCTCGACCTGCTTGTGGGCGCGCAGCCGGCGCGCGAACGAGACGCCGTCCTTGCAGCGAGAGGCGCGCAGCGGAGCGGGTCGTTCCGGGAACTGGCTCGAGGCGAGCAGATCGAGGAGGCGAGGGCGGGCGGCGATGATCTGCGCGAGAAACCTCGATGCCGCGCTGATCCGGACGAGCGGCGCAAGCGCCTTGCGTGAAGCGGCTCCGCCGTACCGATCCTTCCGCGAGGAAAGGGCGCGAACCGAACCTGCGAGCGCTCCATCCGGGTCGGCGCTCGCGGCGCAGAGCGCGAGGAGCTCCGCGGCCGGCAACCCGGTTTCCGCCGGAATGCGGGCCCCGAGCCGCTCTGCCCGGTCGGCGTCCTCCCAGCCGGGCGCCGGTTGCGTTCGCGAGGTTCCGTGCACGGCTCCCGAGTGTAGCAGCGGCCCAGCGATTGCCGCGCCAAACCCGCGTCGCTATGCTCAAATTCATGGTGTCGCCCAGGGGACGCGAGGCGCTCGCACCAGAGACGTTTCGTCCCTGGATGGCGCTGCGCACCGTCGTCATGGGCGCGGCGACGCTCTGGATCGCCGTGTTCCTGGCGCTGGCCTTGATGCAGGGCGCGACGCGGTCGTCGTTCTTCTCCGCCGCGTTCTTCGTGGTGCTCTTCACCGCCTGCTCGTTCTTCTACAACCGCCTGGCGTTCACGGTGACCGACACCGGCCTCACCGTGCGGACGGTGGCCGCCGAGCGGACGGTTTCCTTCAGCGACATCCTGCGCGTCGACGTGGTGCCCGGCCTGCTCGGGACGTCCTACGCGGTCCGCACGCGCCTCGGGTCGCTGACGTTCTCCTCGCTTCTTGCGGGGCACCAGCGCCTCTGCGACTTGATCGTCCGCGGCGCCCGACTCAGTTAGCGCGGGCCGCCGAAGGCGGCTTAGGCGATATGCTGTTGCTGGCTGTTTCCGCGAAGGTGGAAACAGCCTTGAAAAGCCAATGCGCGCGGCCGTCGTCCTGCTGATCCTCTCGATCGGGTGCAAGCGCGACCCTGCGTACGTAGTGCATCGCACGAGCGGTCCCATGGCCATCGACGGGGTGCTCGCGGAATCCGGCTGGGGCAGGGCGGAAAAAGCGGGTCCGTTCGTGCGCAGCCTGGACGGCAAGCCCGCGACCGCGGCGACCGAGGCGCGGCTCCTCTGGGACGACGACCATCTGTATGTCGCGTTCCTCTGCGAGGACGCGAACGTCTCCGGCGCGTTCTTCAAGGACGACGAGAAGCTCTACACCTCCAACGTCGTCGAGATCTTCCTCAATCCTTCGGGCGACGGCTCGCACTACGACGAGATCGAAGTGGCGCCGACAAATGCCCTGTTCGATGCGAGCTTCGCCGGAGGACCACGCCAAGGCATGGATCTGTCCTGGTCGTCGCGCGCGCGGCATGCCGTGCACGTGGACGGGACGCTCAACGACCCGCGCGACGTCGATCGGGGATGGACAGTAGAGCTGGCCATTCCCTTCGCCTCGCTCACCGGCATGCCGAAGCCGCGGCCGCAGCGCGGCGACCGGTGGAGGTTCAACCTGTACCGGCTGCGGCAGGGTCCCGGGCAGGCGGGGGAAGGACAGGCCTGGTCACCGCCGATGCGCGGCGACTTTCACGCACTCGATCGATTCGCCACGCTGCGGTTCGAGGATTAACGCCAGCTTGCGACTCGAAGCGTTCGCCCGTCGCTTTCCGCTACGATCGCGCCGGTCGCGGTGAGAAAATGCTGACCCGGTGTGCGCACGAGCACCTCTTCGTTCGGGAACCCGAACCGGTTGCCGGCGCCGACCGAATAGACGGTGAACGCCGGCGCCACACGGCGAAGGAACGCTTCTGTGCTGCTCGTCCGGCTGCCGTGGTGCGGCGCCTTGAGAAGCTGGGCGCGAATCTCCGCGGTCCCTTGCGCCAGGTCCGCCTCCGCCAGCGCCTCGACATCTCCTGCGAAGAGCGCCGCAACGTCGCCGTGGACGAGGCGGAGGACGATGGAATTGTCGTTCAGCGACCATTCCGGCTCGAACCGCGAGGCGACCTCTATGCGCACGCCGCCGAGCACCCGATCATGGGGATCGCGCACCGGAATCCTGCGCTCCGCCGCCCGAGTGCGCACCGCGGAGGCGATGGCATCGCGCTCCGGCGTCATCCACAGCTCGCCCACCGGCATGCGGTCGAGCACGGTCAACAGGCCGCCGGCATGGTCGGGGTGCGGATGCGTGAGCACGACGACGTCGAGGCGGCGGATCCCGAGCTCGGCCAACGCGGGGACGACGTCGCGTGCGCCGGGATCGAACTTTCCCGGCCAGCGCAGGTCGCCGCCGGCATCGATCAACATCGAGGCGCCGCCCGGGAACTGGACCACGGCGGAGTCTCCCTGGCCCACCGCGAGGAAGGTGATGGTCATCCCGTTCCGGGCGGAAGCGAGCGCCGCGCGCATGCCCGCGACCAAGGCGAGCAGCGCCCAGGGAACGAGCGCGAAGCGGAAGCTCCTCCGCGTGCAGAGCGCCACTCCGCCATACCAGAGGAGGCACGCGAGCAATCCCGGCGCGGCGATGACGATGGTGGCGAACGGCAGCGAGGCGAAGAAATGCGACGCCGCCAATGTCGCTCCGGCGAGCACATCCGCGATCCACCACAGGATCACGAGATCGAACGGAACGAGAAGCGTGGCGATGGGGATGGCCGCCAGGCCGGGGAGGAGCCCCAGCGCGTTTGCCGCCACCGAGACGAGCGAAAGGCGATGGAAGGCCGCAGCCAGCAGCGGCGCGGTGCAGAGTGCGGCGGCGGCCGTCGCGCAGGCGAGGCCGAGGAGGTGCTCGAGGAAGCGCCGCCACCAGCGAGCGCCGGTTGGCGGAAGCGGCAGCGGGAGCAGGTCGCGGATGGGACGGGCCAGGAGGATGAGGCCGGCGATGCCGGCGATGGAAAGCTGCAGGGCGAGATCGTGTGCCGCCGCCGGATCGACTGCCGCGCAGGTGGCGGCAGCGAAGGCCAGCGTGGTCAGGGAGTCCGGGCGCCGCGCCAGCGCCGAGCCGAGGAGGCCGACGCATGCGCCGGTGCCGGCGCGGATCGCCGGCCATGGCGAGCCGAGCAGCAACACCTCGAATGCGGCAAAGGGAAGAGCGGCAGCGGCGGCAGCGACACCCGCGCCCATCCGGTCTGCCCACGGCGTACGCAGCCACGCCCGCCTCGCCAGCTCGCGGACCAGCAGCGCCACCACCGCGAGGTGCAGCCCGGAGCTCGCGAGCAGGTGCACGAGCCCGCTCGCGGCCATCTCGTCCTCCACTTCGCGGGACAGGCCGGTCCGGTCGCCGACCGCCAACGCGGTCACCAGCGCGGCCCGCTCCTTCGAGGTGCAGGTCGCCGCGGCGCGCTCGGAGAATCTCGCTCGGAGCTCGTCGAACCATCGCCAGATGCGTGGGCCGGGCTGCAGGACCTCGACGACCTCGGCGCTTCCTTCGACCCCGATGCCGCTCGCCGCGAGCTGCGCGCGCCGATCGCGGCCACCGGGGTTCAGCCGTCCCGGCGGAACGTGCACTTGTCCGAAGAACCGTGCCCGATCGCCGCGATGTACGGCGAGCCCGCGCAGGCGGAGCGAGATCAGTCCCTCGGGAACCCGGACGATTCCAGGAGCGACGACGGTCCCCTCGAAATCCTCGGTCAGAGCAAAAGACGAGGGCTGCTCCTGCGCCGCTCCGCGCAAAAGGCCCAGCGCGAGGCCCAATGCGGCGGCCCGCGCAGGACGCCACGAGGCGAACGGCAACGCGGCAAAAGCCCACCACCACTGCGAGGAGATGCCGAAATAGGCGCCGGCAAGAAATGCCGCAGACGCAACCAGCAACGGCCGGACGCCCACGCCCCCCTCCCCCGAAAACCCCTTGCGCCCGAAAATCCGCGTGTGGGCAAATGCCTACATCGACCGCACGCGGGCCGGCCACGCTACACCCCAATTCGGATCGACGTCAAGCCCACCCTTGACTCCGCATGGCGCTGTGTGTTAAAAGCCCCTTCCTATGCAGACTTTCAAGGTCGGCGACAAAGCCGTCTACCCGGGCCAGGGTGTCGGCGAGGTCATGGGGATCGAGCACAAGGACATTGCCGGCCAGCGGCAGTCCTTCTACGTCCTCAAGATCATGGAAAACGGGATGAAAATCCTGATTCCCATCAATAAAGTCGGCTCTGTCGGGCTGCGGTCGCTGATCGACGAAAAGGCCGTCAACAAGGTCTATACGATCCTGAAGCAGAAGGATATTTCGGTCGATTCCGCCACCTGGAACCGGCGGTATCGCGAGTACATGGAGAAGATCAAGACTGGCTCCGTGTTCGAGATCGCCGAAGTGCTGCGCGACCTCTACCTGCTCAAGTTCGACAAGGATCTGAGCTTCGGCGAGCGCAAGATGCTCGACACGGCGCGCAACCTCCTGATCAAGGAACTTTCCCTCGCCAAGGGCGTCAACGAGGACGACATCGAGGGCGACCTGAAAACGATCTTCAACTGCTGACCAGCCGCTGTACAGGCTGCGGGCGTGGGCACCGAGCAAGTGCCTGCGCCCGTGGCGCTTCGAGCCCCTGAAAAGGCGACCCATGCCGCTGCGCGTCTTCAACACCCTCACGAACGAGAAGCAGGAGTTCCGGCCGCTGCGGCCGGGACGCATCGGGATCTACGTCTGCGGCATCACGGTCTACGACCTCACCCATGTCGGGCACGCCCGGATGCTCACGGCATTCGACGTTGCGGTCCGCTTCCTTCGCTGGGCGGGGTGGGACGTCGCCTTCGTCCGCAACTGGACCGACGTCGACGACAAGATCATCCGGCGCGCCAACGAAAGCGGGCAGGATCCGAAGCGGTTCGCCGAGCACTTCATCGAGGAATGCCGCCGCGACATGCGGGCGCTCGGGATCCTGCCGGCTGACGTCGAGCCGAAGGCGACCGATCACATTCCGGAGATGCAGGCGCTGATCGCGCGCTTGATCGAGCGCGGCAACGCGTACGCCTCGCAGGGCGACGTCTACTTCGCAGTCCGCTCCTTCCCCGGGTACGGCAAGCTCTCCAGGCGCAACCTCGACGACCTGCAGGCGGGCGCCCGCGTCGAGCCGGGAGAGCAGAAGCGCGACCCGCTCGATTTCGCTCTCTGGAAGGCCGCGAAGCCCGGAGAGCCCGCGTCGGTGACCTGGGACAGCCCCTGGGGGCCGGGGCGTCCGGGATGGCACATCGAGTGCTCCGCGATGTGCCAGAAGTACCTCGGCACCACCTTCGACGTGCACGGGGGCGGCAAGGACCTGGTCTTTCCCCACCACGAGAACGAGATCGCCCAGAGCGAAGCCGCAAGCGGTCAGGACCTGGCGCGCTACTGGGTCCACAACGGGTTCGTTACGCTCGATGCGGAGAAGATGAGCAAGTCGCTGGGCAATTTCCGCACCCTGCGCGACCTGTTCGCCCACTGGGACGGCGAGGCGCTGCGCGCATTTCTCCTTTCGACGCACTACCGCCATCCGATCAACTTTACGGATGCGGCCCTCGCCGAGGCGGACGGGCGCGTCGAGTACTTCTACGAAACGCTCGCGAAGGGCGACGCATACCTGGCTCAGAAGAAGTTCTCGGCCCCGTCGAACATGGAACTGGCCGAGGAACAGGTGCATCCATTCCGGGAAGCGATGGAGGACGACTTCAACACCGCCGACGCGCTGGCCCGCCTCGAACGCCTCTACAGCACGCTCAACGCCCGCATCGACGCGAAGGCGCGGCCCCCGGAAGTGGCGGCATTGCTGCACACGGCACGCACCCTCTCGCAGGTCCTCGGCGTGGCAGCGCGTGCGCCCCTGGAAGCGATTCGGGAGCGACGGCGGCTCGCGGCGGCGCGGAAAGGAATCGATCCCGTCTGGGTCGAAGAGCGCATCGGCGCGCGGCTCGCCGCGCGCAAGGCGAAGGACTTCGCGCGCGCGGACGCGATCCGCGCGGAGGTCACTGCGCGCGGCCTGGAGCTCCGCGACGGGCCGGGTGGCACCGACTGGCGGGTGCTTCCGTGAACCGGCTGCGGACCGAGCGACTGGAACTGGTGCAGCTGGACCATTCCTGCATCGAGGCCTGGATCGCCCGCGACGCGAACAAGCTGGAAGAGCTGACCGGAGCGCGGTTTCCCGAGCCGGTGGACGCGCCGCCGCTCTTCGACGCCGATCTCCCGCGGATCCTCGACACTCTCGCCGACGGCCGGTCGGCGGGTCCCTGGCTCTTCGTGCTCAGAGACACCCGCGAGCCGGTCGGCGCCGGCGGGACCGCGGCGATGGGCGATGGCACGCTCTTTCTCGGATACTCCATCTGGCCGAGGCACCAGCGGCGCGGCTACGCCTCCGAAGCGGTGATCGCGCTCTGCGCCCACGGGATGTCGCAGCCTGGGGTGAAGCGGCTGCGCGCGACCATTCCGCGGGGCCATCGGGCGAGCGAACGCGTCGCGGAGCGCGCGGGACTCAAGCGGGTCGGCAAGGACTTCGACCCGGACGTGGGCCCGGTGGGGATCTTCGAGCTCTCGCACTAGCTCACTTGTCGAACAGTCGCTGGATCTCCGGCCCGTTGCTCGTGGTCTGCAGCCCGAGCATCAAGAGGATGCGCGCTTTCTGCGGCGACAGGTTGTCGGCGAAGATCGCCCCAGCCTCCTGCAGCGTCTTGCCGCCGCCCTGGAACCCGTAGTTCGGCAGGACGCGCCCGTTCCAGACGCGCGTGCTGATCACCACCGGAATCCCTTTCGAGATGACCTCCTTCACCGCTTCGAACATCGGCACGTTTATGTTCCCCCAGCCGAGCGCCTGGATCACGAGCCCTCGCGATCCAGCGGCCACGGCTGCCCGCACCAGCGCGCCGTCCGCGCCGCCGTACAGTTCGACGATGTCCACGCGCGGGAGGTGCTGGCCCTCTTGCACGCGGAGCGCCACGTGCTGGCGGCGCACCGGGGCGCGGTAGAAGATCACGCGGTCATTCTCCGCCACCCCAAGGAACCCGAAGTCTCCGGATTTGAACGTCTCCACGTCGGAGGTGTGCGTCTTCACCGCCTCGCGCGCGGCGTTGATCTGGTTGTTGAGCGCGATCATCGATCCCATCCGCCGCGCACCTGGAGCAACGCAGATGCGCGCCGCGTTGAGGAGGTTTCGGGGGCCGTCGAAATCCTTCTCGCTCGCGTTCCGTTGGGCGCCGATCAGCACGACGGGCTTTTCGCTGTCGACGGTGAGGTCGAGGAACCACGCCGTTTCCTCCAGCGTGTCGGTGCCGTGCGAGACGATCACGCCGGCG includes the following:
- a CDS encoding cysteine--tRNA ligase; translation: MPLRVFNTLTNEKQEFRPLRPGRIGIYVCGITVYDLTHVGHARMLTAFDVAVRFLRWAGWDVAFVRNWTDVDDKIIRRANESGQDPKRFAEHFIEECRRDMRALGILPADVEPKATDHIPEMQALIARLIERGNAYASQGDVYFAVRSFPGYGKLSRRNLDDLQAGARVEPGEQKRDPLDFALWKAAKPGEPASVTWDSPWGPGRPGWHIECSAMCQKYLGTTFDVHGGGKDLVFPHHENEIAQSEAASGQDLARYWVHNGFVTLDAEKMSKSLGNFRTLRDLFAHWDGEALRAFLLSTHYRHPINFTDAALAEADGRVEYFYETLAKGDAYLAQKKFSAPSNMELAEEQVHPFREAMEDDFNTADALARLERLYSTLNARIDAKARPPEVAALLHTARTLSQVLGVAARAPLEAIRERRRLAAARKGIDPVWVEERIGARLAARKAKDFARADAIRAEVTARGLELRDGPGGTDWRVLP
- a CDS encoding GNAT family N-acetyltransferase, with protein sequence MAGASVNRLRTERLELVQLDHSCIEAWIARDANKLEELTGARFPEPVDAPPLFDADLPRILDTLADGRSAGPWLFVLRDTREPVGAGGTAAMGDGTLFLGYSIWPRHQRRGYASEAVIALCAHGMSQPGVKRLRATIPRGHRASERVAERAGLKRVGKDFDPDVGPVGIFELSH
- a CDS encoding asparaginase, whose product is MRSRIARLLAVSFFLVCAAARAQQPPPAKPPAANLPVVRLIATGGTIAMKIDPVKKAPVPAISGEDLIATVPEIEKVARIEVQNLFNVPSAYMDPDRWIQLQKAVAQALARPEVAGVIVSHGTDTLEETAWFLDLTVDSEKPVVLIGAQRNASEKDFDGPRNLLNAARICVAPGARRMGSMIALNNQINAAREAVKTHTSDVETFKSGDFGFLGVAENDRVIFYRAPVRRQHVALRVQEGQHLPRVDIVELYGGADGALVRAAVAAGSRGLVIQALGWGNINVPMFEAVKEVISKGIPVVISTRVWNGRVLPNYGFQGGGKTLQEAGAIFADNLSPQKARILLMLGLQTTSNGPEIQRLFDK